CGCTTCCGAGATCGGCGCGTTGTCCGGTGGCACGGGAGGACGGGGAGTCGATTCCACGGCGACCCCCGACGAGGTGGCCGAGGTCGCGGCGCAGGTGGCCGGGGACTTCGCCACCGTGGTCGCGATGAGCGGCGCGGTCGACCTGATCACCGACGGCACCCGGACGGTACGAGTGGCGTCGGGCAACGACCAGCTCACCCGGGTCACCGGAGTGGGGTGCTTCCTCGGGGCGCTGATGGGCGCCTGCGCCGCCGTCACCCCGGATCGGTTGCTCGCGGCGGCCGCCGCCACCGCCTGGGTGTGTGTGGCCGGCGACCGGGCGGCGAAGCAGAGCGAGGGGATCGGCATGTTCGCCGTGGCCTTCCTCGATGCGCTGGACGAGCTGTCGGGCAACGAGATTGCGCAGGGAGGCGCGGTGAGCGTTTCTTGAGCAGGATCGACGCGTCGGTCTACCTGGTGACCGACACCGTGCTCTGCGGCGGGCCGGCCGGGGTGGTCGACACGGTGCGGCGGGCGGTGACCGGGGGAGTCAGTGCGGTTCAGATCCGCGATCCGCTGGCCAGCACCCGTGATCTGGCCGCGCTCGCGACGGCGGTGCTGGACGCGCTCCGGGAGACCGGCATTCCGGTGATCGTGAACGACCGGGTCGACGTCGCCCTCGCGGTCGGGGCCCACGGCGTGCACGTCGGTCAGCGCGATCTGCATCCTCTCGCCGCTCGGCGGCTGATCGGACCGGCCGCCCACCTCGGCCTCTCGGTGTCGACCGAGGCGGAACTGCGGGACGCACTGATGCTGCCGGACGGCACCGTCGATCTGCTCGGGGTCGGCCCGATCCGGGACACGCCGTCCAAGACCGACGCCGCACCCGCGATCGGGTTCGACGCCCTGGCCGCGATGTGTGCGGCCGGTTCGGTGCCCTGCGTGGCCATCGGTGGCGTCAAGGCGGCGGACATCCCCGAGCTGCGTCGCGCGGGAGCGGTTGGTCTGGCGGTCATCTCGGCGATCTGCGGTCAGGCCGACCCGGCGGCCGCGGCTGCGACGCTGCGCCGAGGATGGGACGCGCCGTGACCCGGCCGCCCGGCCACCCGCCGGTGGTGCTGAGCATCGCCGGTTCCGATCCCAGCGGCGGCGCCGGGATCCAGGCCGATCTGAAGACCTTCAGTGCGCTCGGTGGCTACGGCTGCGCCGTCATCACGGCCCTGACCGCGCAGAGCACCCGCGGCGTGTCCGGCGTCTTCCCGATCCCGGCCGGGTTCGTCGCCGAGCAGCTCGACGCGTTGTTCGCCGACGTCGGCATCGACGCCGTGAAGGTCGGCATGATCGCGAACGCGGAGATCGCCCGGGCGGTGGCCGATGCGCTGCGGCGGTACGCGCCGCCCGTCGTGGTCCTGGATCCGGTGATGGTGGCGACGTCGGGGGATCGGCTGTTGGCACCCGACGCCGAGGACGTCATGCGGTCGGAGTTGTTGCCACTGGCCGACCTGATCACGCCGAACCTGGACGAGGCGGCCGCGCTGCTGGGTACCCAGCGTGCCGCGGATGCGGACGAGACCAGGGCGCAGAGCCTTGCGCTGCGGGCGATCGGCGCGCGGCGGGTGCTGCTGAAGGGTGGCCACCTGGTCGGCCCGGAGGCGACGGACTACCTGGTCGACAGCGACGGCCGGGTGCAGGAGTTGACCGCGGAGCGGATCGACACCGCCAATACACATGGCACCGGTTGCACGTTGTCCTCGGCCGTCGCCGTACTCCGCCCCGGCGCTGATGACTGGTTCACCGCCGTGCAGGAGGCGAAGGCCTACCTGACCACGGCCTTGCGCCACGCCGACGAGCTCATGATCGGCGGCACCGGCACCGACTACTCGCCCTACAGCGGACACGGCCCGGTACATCACTTCTCGGCCATGTGGCCGCGACGGTGAACTCGCGACGGTGAACTCGCGACGGCCACGGGCCGCCGGTCGACCGGGGGTGTAACCCCTCGGACGTGGGTGTGACGGTCGGCCGGGGTGCAAGAGTGGTCGGCATGACGATCTCCGGACGGGCACGGCAGGGTTCGATCTACGCCGCCGGGGTGCTCGGTCGGCGACCGGAGGTGCCCACCGGCTGGACCGCCCTGGAGGCGGCCGCTCGATCTCGACTGTCGGCCAAGGCCTTCGCCTACGTGACCGGGGGCGCCGGACTCGAGCTGACGATGGCCGCCGACCGGGCTGCCTTCGCGCGCCGTCAGTTGTCGCCGAGGGTGTTGCGGGACGTCTCGTCCCGGGACTTGTCGGTCGAGCTGTTCGGCCGCCGGCTGCCCGCGCCGATGCTGCTGGCGCCGATCGGCGCGCTCGGCCTGGTGCACCGCGACGCGGACCTCGCCGTCGCGAGAGCGGCGGCGGCCCTTGGCCTGCCGTACATCTTCTCCAACCAGGCGTCCGTCCCGATGGAGGAGTGCGCGGCCGCGATGGGGGATTCGCCTCGTTGGTTCCAGCTCTACTGGAGCACCTCCGACGACCTGGTCGCCAGTCTGGTCGGACGGGCCGAGGCGGCCGGCGCGGAGGCCATCGTCGTCACCCTGGACACCACGATGCTCGGCTGGCGGCCGCGTGATCTGGATCTGGGGTCGCTCCCGTTCGCGACCGGCGAGGGGATCGCCCAGTACACCAGCGATCCGGTGTTCGCCGAACTGGTGGCCGCGCGAGCGCCGGGCACCCGCATCCGCCCGTCGGTCGCGGAGCTGCCGGCCGCGTTGTCGGCGCTGATCCGGATCGCCCGCCGGCACCCGGGCCGGCTGCTGGACAATCTCCGGTCGCCGGTGCCCATGGCCTTCGTCCAGACCTTCCTGGACGTCTACTCCCGGCCGTCGCTGACCTGGGACGACCTGCATCTGCTGCGCACGATGACCGCACTCCCGGTGGTGCTGAAGGGGATCCTGCACCCGGATGACGCCCGGCGCGCGGTCGACGAGGGGATCGACGGGCTGGTCGTCTCGACCCACGGCGGCCGCCAGGTCGACGGGGCGCGCGGTTCCCTGGACGCCCTGCCCGGGGTGGTCGACGCGGTCGACGGTCGGATCCCGGTGCTGATGGACAGCGGGGTCCGCAGCGGCGCTGACGTGGTGAAGGCGCTGGCGCTCGGCGCGCGGGCCGTCTGCATCGGCCGCCCGTACGTCTACGGCCTGGGACTGGGCGGACGGCAAGGGGTTTCCGATGTGCTGGAGAATCTGCTGGCCGAGCTCGACCTCACGATGGGCCTGTGCGGTCTGACCCGCGTGGCCGACATCAGTGCTGACGCGCTGGCGCCCGACCCCGGGGGCCCGGGCGCCGCGCGTCAGTGATTGGCGAGATACGCGGCCCAGCCGCCGAACCGGGTGATGTCGGAGCCGTCCAGGGCCGCCTGGTGGGAGCAGCCGAACCCGACCGCCCAACGGCCGTCGGCCAGTTCGACGCTGGTCAGGCTCATCGGCGCCGGGAGGGTGGCCAGCAAGGTGCCAAGGGCGGCCGGCGAGAGCAGCCACCGCTCGCCGGCGATGGGCGCGCCGTCACCGGGCAGGACCCGGACCAGGCCGGGTTTGGCGGGCACGGTGTCCAGAGCGACCAACCGGTAGGCGTCGCTGGTCTGCACCGGTTCGACGAACCGCGCGCCCAGGGCCTGCAGTTCACGGTTGAGGGGCTGGCCGCGCAGGTGCGCGCCGAACACGGAGACCTCGATCCCGTTGCCGGGCAATGGATTTCCTGGCTCCTGGCCCAGGAAGCGAGCGGCCAGGTCGAGGGCGACCTGGTCGTGGAACGCAGGCACGACCATCATCACTCCGAACGGAGCGCCGTCGGCCGGGGCAGCCGGGAAGGCGACCGCGGCCATGTCCAGCAGATTGCAGAAGTTCGTGAAGGTCCCGAGCCGCCGGTTGATCGCCACCGGGTCGCCCCGGACCGCGGCGATCGTGGGATGTTCGGTGGTGGTCGGCAGCAGCAGTCCGTCGAATCCGGACAGCATCTGTCCCGCCGCCGCTTTGGCCCGCAACAGCGCATCCTGGTCGTCGATGACGGCCGGTCCGGCCACCCGTCCGGCGTTCAGAACGATGGCCGACACCGTGGGGTCGGCCCCGGCCGGCCGCCCGGACAGGAACTCCCCGACGGCCGAGTACCGCTCGGCCACGATGGCCCCGTCGTACAGCAGGCGGGCGGCATCGAGCAAGCCGGAGATGTCCACCGTGTCGACCCGGCAACCGGAGGCGGCCAGGTCGGCCACGGCGACATCGAACGCCCGCCGGTAACCCGGTTCCAGCGCCTGCAGATCCTCCGGCCGCGGTACCGCGATGCGCGGCACCGACGGTGCGGCCAGCGGGACATCCGGCGGCCAGACCCGGCTGCGGGGATCGGCCCGGTCCGGGCCGACCATCACGCCGATGGCCTGACGGGCCAGGGCGAGTTCCTGGGCGAAGACCGTCACGCAGTCGTAGTCGATGCAGGCCGGGAGGACCCCGGTGGTGGGAACCAACCCGAGGGTGGCCTTGACCCCGATGAGTCCGTGGAAGGCGGCCGGGACCCGACCGGAACCGGCGGTGTCGGTGCCGATCCCGATATCGGCGATCCCGAGCGCGACCGCGACGGCCGAGCCGGAACTCGACCCGCCCGACACGCGTTGCGGGTCCCACGCACAGCGCACGGCGCCGTATGGCGATCGAACGCCGACCAACCCGGTGGCGAACTGGTCCAGGTTCGCCTTGCCCAGAACGATGCCGCCGGCCTCGACCAGCCGCGCGATCGCCGTGGCGGTGGCGTCCGGGGTGAAGGCGAACTCCGGGCAGGCCGCCGTGGTCGGGAGGCCGGCCACGTCGATGTTGTCCTTCACCGCGATCAGCCGCCCGGCCAGCGGCAACGCCTCGCCGGCGGCCACCCGGGCGTCGATCGCGGCCGCCTCGAGCAGGACGGATGTGCTGTCCCGCACCGTGATCCACACCTCCGGCCGATTCGCCGCGGCCATCCGTCGATAGGCGATCCGGACCCGTTCGGTTGCCGGGAGGTCAATCGGGATCGGCGCCGTCAGGAACGGTCCGGCCAGCGTGCCGGTCATGCGTTCCACCTTGCCCTCTCGGCCTGGAAGGCGGCCTGGCGAGTGGCGCGGGTGGCGGCGATCTCGGCGGCGTGCTGGGCCTCGATGCCGGCCACCTCGGACAGTGAGAACTGCGCCGCTCGGGTCCGCAGATCGGAGCGCCCGGCCAGGATGTCGGCCCGGGTGTCCTCCAGCTCCTCGGTCGTCACCGGCGTGAAGCGCAGCCGGTCGAACTGCCGCAACAGCCAGGGTTGCGGATCGCGCTCGGGGTCGTCGGTCAGCAGACGCCACACCGGCACCGTCCGGCCGACCAGCTGGTAGCCGCCGGGCCCTTCCATCCCGTACACGCAGAGGTAGATGCCACCGATCCCGACCGCGTTCTGCGGCGTCCAGGTCCGGGCCGGGTTGTACTTGGTGGTGACCAGCCGATGACGCGGGTCGATCGGCACCGCCACCGGCGCGCCGAGGTAGACGTCCCCGAGGCCGACGACGAGATACGTTGCCGCTTCGACGATGCCGAAGACGTCGTCGCGCTGCGGCAGGTCGTTCATCCGACGGATGAACTCGACGTTGTCCGGGCACCAGGGGGCGGTCGGGTTGACCGACTTCTGGTAGCGCTGCATCGCCTCGTGCGCCTGCGGATGGTCGAAGGCGATGGGCAGGGTGACCTCGCGGACGTTCAACGTCACCTCGGTCGGATCGGCCACACCGGCGGCCAGATCGGCCAGATGCGCGGCCAGCGCGGTCGGCCGGAGACGGCTGTCGTCCACCGCCACCAGCAGAGAGCGCACACCTTCGACGATTTCGGTGACACCGGCCGGGCGGTGGGCCCGCAGGGCGTCGGCCAACAGGTGGATCCACATCCGGACGGTCAGGTCGAACTCGACCCGGCCGGCCTCGACCAGCACGTGCCGATCCCCGGCCAGCCGCACCGTGAAGTCGGGTCGGTGTCCGGTCGGGGCCAGCGCCGCCAGCGGTGCCGTCAGCCGTGTTTCGGGTGCATCAACGGCCACGCGGGTGCTACCTGGATCGACGTCGTCGCCGGTCCCGCGTGGATCGACGTCGCCCGGGGTTCCGCGTGGGTCGACGTCGCCCGGGGTTCCGCGTGGATCAACTTCGTCGGCAGGGCCGAACTTGTTGACTTCTGACCCTTGCGTCCCAATCCGACGATGTTGATCCACGCCTGCGATGTTGATCCACGCCGGGGTGGGTGCGACGGCCGACGGGGGTGCGACGGTGGACGTGGGTGCGACGAGGGCGGCGAGGGTGGAGCGCCGGGTGGCCTGGGCGGCGCGCGCCTGCTCCAGCGACACCGGCACCAACCGCACCGCGTCACCGGGCCGGAGCTGCCCGAGGATCCAGCGGTCGGCGCCGATGACCACACAGGGCACGACGAACCCGCCGAGGCTGGGACCGTCGGGGCCGACGATCACCGGAGTGTCACCGGATAGCATGATCCCGCCCACTGGGTAGGCTGAATCGTGCACGTTCGACGGGTGCAGACCGGCCTCGCCACCGTCGGTCCGAGCCCACCCGGGGGTGGGACCGACCAGGCGGACGCCGGTGCGGTCGCTGCGGTGGTCGACCGCCCAGCTCGCGGCGAACAGTTCGTCGGCGCCGTCGGGGGTCAGGTGCACCGGCGCGCCGTGCGGACCCAGCATGACCCGCAGCTCCCACGACGAGGTCAGCACCGGCAACGCGGCCGAGACGTCGTGCACCGGATTCCGGGAACGCCCGAGCGGCAACACATCTCCCCGCCTCAGGGCCCGACCGTCCAGGCCACCGAACTTGCCCAGGACGAACGTCGATCGGCTGCCCAGCACCTCGCGCACATCGATGCCACCCGACACCGCCAGGTAGCCGCGCATCCCGGGGCCGGCCAGTTTGCCCATGTCCAGCACGGCCCCGGCGGCTACCGGCGTCGGCACTCCGGGTACCACCCGGACGCCGTCGAGCCGCGCCGTCGTGGCCGCCCCGGCGACGGCGATCACGGTGTCGACGGTGAACGCGAGCACCGGGCCGACCATCACACATTCCAGCCCGGCCTCGCCCCGGGTGTTGCCGACGGCCAGCCCGGCCAGGGCGAACGAGTGGTCGTCGAACGCGCCGGACGGTGGAACCCCGACGTCCCAGAACCCGGACCGCCCGGCGAGATCCTGCACGGTGGTCTGGATCCCCGGCTTGAGAAACTCGATGCCGTTGCCGCCCAGGGACTCCGCGCCCTCGGCCTCGGCGATCGCCGCGCCGGGCCCGGTCAGGGTGACCGTCATTTGTCCCACCAACCCAGCAGCTGCACGGGCGTCGGATTCCAGCCGTTGCAGGGGTTGTTGAGTTGCGGGCAGTTGGAGATCAGCACGTACAGGTCGCGCTCGGCCCGGATCTCGACGTACTTGCCCGGGGCTGACAGGCCGTCGGCGAAGGTCAGGCCGCCGTCCGGGGTCACCGGCACATTCATGAAGAAGTTGATGTTGTGACCGAGCTGACGCTGTCCGATACCGACCGACGCGCCGTACTTCAGGAACGTCTGACGACAGGCGTGCTGGTGACGGACGTGGTCGCCGTAACGGATGACGTTCGACTCCTGCGCGCAGGCGCCACCCACGGTGTCGTGACGGCCGCAGGTGTCGGCGACGATGGTGGCCAGCAGGTCGCCCCGGCCGGACATCAGCTTCGATCCGGTGGTCAGGTACACGGCGGTCTGTTCGCGGATCGTGTCGAAAGCGCTGTACCGGTTGTCGATGTCGGCCGCGTCGTAGAACAGGGTGTCGGCGGCCTGGTTGCCGTCGAGGTCGACGATGCGGAAGCGGCCGCCGGCCGGGACGGTGCCCAGGAAGCCGTCCCCGGCCCCGACGACGGTGTCGAGCACCGCGTTCTCGACGCGCAGGTCGCTCTCGGTGAGACTCAGGATGCCGGTCATGCGAACGCCTTTCGGGTTTGGTCGAGGGCCCGGAAGCTCTCGGGGCGGAACGTCGCCGACGGATCGGCGCCGTCCCACGGAGCGGCCAGGTCAACCGAGGCGACCACGCCGGCCGGTGCGCACCGGACCGAGGGGTCCAGCGGGTGCGCCGTGGTGGCCAGGATGACGAGCAGCTCCTGCTCGGCCCGGAGGGTGACGTGGTCGCCTGCGACCGAGGCCTGCGGGACGAAGGTCAACGAGCACGAGGCGTCGTCGGCCGGGACGACCTTGGAGAAGAAGTTCACCGTGCCGTGCAGGTCGGCCTCGCCCATGCCGTACTTGAACAGCTCCAGCAGGAACAGTTCGCGGGCACTGCGGCGCCACTCGTTGCGGTCGTGCTGGTAGTCGGTGGGGGAGAGGCGCTCCAGGTCCCGGGGACCGGTGAATCCGCACAACGCGTCGTGCCACGGCACGGAGGAGTCGACCACGCTGGCCAGGGCCAGTCCGCGATCACTCATCAGCACCACCGGCGGCCTGACGCGGGCGGTCATCTGGGCCTTGAGGGTGTCCGGGACATTCATCCGGTCCAGCCGGTCGGCCGCGAAGACCAGCGTCGAGACGTTCGCGCCGGCACCGGTGGTGGTCAGGGTCAGGCTCCGGCCGGCCTTGAGGGTCACCGACCAGGCCGCGCCGCCCGGGATCTCGTGGGTGTAGAGCGCCATCAGACCGCGGCCTCGGCGACGGCGGTCACGGTCATCTCGTGGCCGATGGCCTCGCGATAGGCCCGCTTCTTGGCGGCGAACACCAGAGCGCCGCCGACGATGACCACGGCCAGGAAGATCAGCGCGAAGTAGTGCAGCACCGGGCTGGAACCGTAGACCGCCTCCCGTGGCCAGGCCAGGTTGATCATCATCGCCAGGCCGAACAGCACGGCGATCACGTTGAGCGGAAGTCCGAAGCGGCCCAAGGAGAATCCGGGTCGACCGGCCTCGTCGCGCACCGTCGGCAGACGGCCCCACGAACCGTTGATGCGCTTGAGCAGCATGGGCAGCGTGACCATCAGGTAGGCCAGGTACAACAGCACGATGCAGGTGCTGGTGAGCGCCGTGAAGACACCGGTCTGGCCCATGTTGACCAGCAGGAGGGCCACGGCCAGGACGCCGACCAGGATCGAGGCGGTCGCGGTGGCGCCGTTGCGGGAGACCTTGCCGAGCTGCTGGGAGAACGGCAGCACCTCGTCACGGGACATCGAGAAGATCATCCGGGTGGTGGCGGTCTGGATGGCCAGGGTGCAGACGAAGGCGGCCAGCACCACGTCGGCCAGGAACGCCTTGCCCAGCACGTCACCCAGCCGGCTGGTGATCACGTAGGCCAACCCGCCGGTGCCGATGTTCGGATCGTTGGCCTCGGGGGCGGCCATCAAAGCACCGATCAGGATGAAGGCGCCGCCGGCGGCCGAGACCGTCAGCGCGCGAATGATGGTGCGGGGCGCCGTCTTCCGCGGATTGTGGGTCTCCTCCGACAGTTCGCCGGCCGAGTCGAAGCCGACCATGACGTACGCGGCCATCAGCGAGGCGACCAGCAGAGAACCGAACAGTCCACCGGACAGGCCCTGGGTGTTCAGCACGACGCCCGGGCCCCGCTTGGCCGAGCTGAACAACGCGATGGCCAGCAACACGACACCGACCAGCTCGCAGGTGACCCCGATGGAGTTGATGACGGCCATGACCCTGACCGCGAAGGAGTTGATCAGGGTGGTGCCGACTAGGACGATCACGCCGAGGACGACGGCGTTCTTCGCGCCACTCGGCGTCAACGGGTTCGGGTCACCGCCGACCAGCTGGAATCCCGACCAGATCGACGGCAGCACGGCTTGCATGGCTACCGCCGCGGCGGCCACCGTCACCACTTGGGCCAGGATCATCGTCCAGCCGGCGAACCAGCCGACCACGTGACCGCCGAGCCGGCGTGACCACTGATAGATGGCGCCCGAGATCGGGTACCGCGCAGCCAGTTCGGCGAAGCACAGGGCGACCGTCAGCTGCCCCAGGAAGACGGCCGGCCAGGTCCAGAAGAAGACCGGACCGGCGAAGGAGTAGCCGAAGCCGAACAGCTGGAAGATGGTGGTGAGGATGGAGACGAACGAGAACCCGGCCGCGAACGACGCGTAGCTCCCGATCGAACGGTGGAGTTGCTGCTCGTACCCGAACTCGCCGAGATCGGACGACGCAACGGTGTCGGTTCCAACTGCGACTGCGGTCATGTCACGACTCCTGGTGAATCCAGGGCCCACGACAACGCCGGCGGGGGCCAATGACGATGGCCTCCCGGGCTTTTATCCCGCCGTGGAACAGGGCCGAAGCCCTGCCTGCACCTCTCGGTCGCAAACCCGATCCGGCGAGGATCGGAGGAACCCTAGGTGCGCCTCGCTGCAGTGAACGAGTCAATGGACAGTGAACGCCCGGTGTGTTTCGGATGTGGTCGCCTGCGGTTTCGTCTCGATGACCGATCGCCGGAATCGGGAAATCGTCCCGAAACACCACCGACGGCCTTCGCCCGCGGCCCGGCATGGCTCCGGTCGCGACGGCGCGAGCGGCCTCGGGGGCCGGCGCGGGGGCTGCGGCCTGGCAGGATCTGCAGGTGTGAGTGCAACGTTGCTGGCCCGGGATCTGACCGCCGCCCATGGGGACAAGGTGCTGTTCTCCGGCTTGGACCTGGTTGTCGCCCCGGGTGACGTGGTCGGTCTGGTCGGTGTCAACGGCGCCGGCAAGTCCACCCTGCTCCGCCTGTTGGCCGGCCTCGACCGTCCCGAATCCGGCCGCGTCGTGGTGAGCCCGCCGGACGCCACCATCGGGTATCTCCCGCAGGAGGTCGAACGGCCGGACGGGGAAACGGTGGGGCAGCACCTGGCCCGACGGACCGGGGTGGCCGCGGCCGAGGCGGCGATGGAGGCGGCCACCACCGCTCTGACCAACGGCGACGAGGGGGCCGACGACGTCTACGGCACCGCACTCGAGCGCTGGTTGTCCCTGGGCGGCGCCGACCTGGAGGAACGGACGGCGGCCATGTTGGCCGAACTCGGCTTGACCGTGGACCCGGCCACGCCGATGACCGGCCTGTCCGGCGGGCAGGCGGCCCGGGTCGGGCTGGCCGCCCTTCTGCTGTCCCGGTTCGACGTCCTGCTGCTCGATGAGCCGACCAACGACCTGGATCTGGACGGGCTCGCCCGGCTCGAGCGCTTCGTCACCGGTCAGCGGGTCGGTCTGGTGGTGGTGTCCCACGATCGGGAGTTCCTGGCTCGGTGCGTGACCTCCGTGGTCGAGCTCGACCTGGCCCAACAGCGGATCGGCGTCTACGGCGGTGGCTACGAGTCGTATCTGGCCGAGCGGGAGGTCAGTCGTCGGCATGCCCGCGAGGCCTACGACGAATACGCCGACAAGAGGTCGGGGCTCGAGGAACGCGGTCGCATGCAGCGGGCCTGGATGGACGCCGGGCTGCGCAAGGCGACCCGGAAGAAGGACAACGACAAGGTGGGCCGTAACTTCCGGGTCGAACAGACGGAGAAGCAGGCAGCCAAGGCACGGCAGACCGAGCGGATGATCGAGCGGCTGCCCGAGGTGGCCGAGCCGCGGAAGGAATGGGAGCTGCAGTACACGATCCAGGCCGCCCCCCGGTCCGGGACGGTGGTCGCGGTCGCGCGGGGCGCGATCGCGAAGCGCGGCAGCTTCAGCCTCGGTCCGGTCGATCTCCAGGTCGACGTCGGCGACCGGATCGGTGTCACCGGACCCAACGGCGGCGGGAAGTCGACGTTGCTGGCCATCCTGCTGGGACGCCTGGAACTGGCCGGCGGGGCCGCCCATCTGGGATCCGGGGTGGCCGTCGGTGAGGTCGACCAGGCCCGCGGTCTGCTGCTCGGCCCGGCCGGGCTGCTGCGGACCTTCGGCGATCTGGTCCCCGACTGGCCCGAGTCCGAGGTCAGGACCCTGCTGGCCAAGTTCGGTCTCAAGGCCGAACACGTACTGCGCCCGGCCATCTCGCTCTCGCCGGGCGAGCGCACCCGCGCCGCGTTGGCGCTGCTGCAGGCGCGGGGGGTCAACCTGCTGGTGTTGGACGAGCCGACCAACCACCTCGATCTCCCGGCCATCGAGCAGCTGGAACAGGCGCTGGACGAATACACCGGCACCCTGCTGCTGGTGACCCACGACCGCCGGATGCTCGACGCAGTGCACCTGAACCGCCGTTGGCACGTGGAAAACGGTGCGGTGCGGGAGATCTGACCTGGTTCGGGCGGTGACGAGCGTCTCCCGGGGCCTGTCACCCGCATTGACGGGTGGGCCGAGCCGGTGCGGCCGGCCCCGGAGACCAGAACGGCTCCGACCTGCGTGGCAGGTCGGAGCCGCGTACCGCTGGCGGAGGATAGGGGATTTGAACCCCTGAGGGCGGTTAACCCAACACGCATTCCAAGCGTGCGCCATAGGCCACTAGGCGAATCCTCCGGCGGGAACTATACCGGGCCGCGGGACGGTCGCTGACCAACGAGCCTGTCGACGTCCCGGTCATCGGCCGGGGGAGCTGGGAGGCCGGCGCGCGGTGGCGCCGGACGGATCGGCTGACCGGCCCCCCGGTCGACGCGGACCACGTCGCCGATGGGACCGGGCCGTCGGGTCGCCGGATGGACCCGGGCCGGGTAGTCGATGGAAGCGGCCGACCTACGGGCAGGTACAGGCACCGACCGGGAAACGGCCGCCGCCGGGCGTGATGGTGGCCACACTCGGCCCCGCGGCCGACCGATCGGTCGGTCCGGGGCGACTTCATAGGAAATCCGTTACGAAATCTCACGCCAATCCGGGGTGCGGGTGTCGGGCTTCGCCCGGTACGCGGTGTCGGTATTGACCCCGGGCAAGCCTTCCTTACGCCACAAGAACGTGACGCATTGTCGCCTCCCGTCGACGAGAGTTGCTGTGCCTTATGGCGACAGGTGCGTGTGGTGTGCCCCGAGTCCGGTGTCCGATGATGTCCACGAGCGGACGCCGGTGCCCGGTAGTCGCCGCCCGGACTTGCCCGGCTCTCGTCCTCGCGCCTCGGAAACGGTGCCAGGGTAAGCGTTCTGCCGACCGAACGGCGGACGCCCCGGGCGGGATTGACAGGCCGCGATGACCAAAAGTCGATCACGCTCCGAAACAAGTCGACTACCTGCGTGGCATCATTGAAACGGTTCTTGTCGAGTCGGCGCAATCACGGGCGTGTCCCGGGCTATGGCGGGCGGGCGACGTGAGGCATCATGATCCCGATACAGGTTCGGGTACATGCCGGGCCGTTGATGTGGAGGCCAGATTTGACGCAAATCAGGGTGCATGAGTTGGCTTCGGAACTGAATGTCAGCACCCAACAGGTCCAGACCATTCTGGCCGACCTGGGAAAGAAGGTACGGGGTCCGTCGACCGTCATCGGCGTCTCCGCCGCGGCCAAGGTGCGAGGGCGTCTGCGGGCACCCAAACCGGCCCGGACCGTTCGGGCCGACGTGCCGGAGCCGGCCCGCGGGCCCGCTGTGGTGACGACGACCGATCCCGCTCCGACGACGAACACGGTGCCCCTCCCGGTGACGACGGTCCCGGCGCCGGTGACGGCACCGATCCCGGTGCCCAGCCAGTCGTCGTTGTTCCTGCCGCCGGTGGCCCCGGCTGCCGTGCCCACCGCTCCTCGGACGACCGGGGACTTCGCCAACCCGTTCGCCGTTCCCGCGGCCCGGGCCGCTCGGCCGCCCGCCCGGCCCGCTCC
This window of the Nakamurella panacisegetis genome carries:
- the thiM gene encoding hydroxyethylthiazole kinase encodes the protein MESALTTADIAAVIDRVRAASPLVQCITNTVVANFTANGLLAAGAAPAMVDAPEEAGLLASVAGALLINLGTVTTAQAAGMRAGIAGAIGAGVPWILDPVAIGALPLRTGLAHEFAALGPAVIRGNASEIGALSGGTGGRGVDSTATPDEVAEVAAQVAGDFATVVAMSGAVDLITDGTRTVRVASGNDQLTRVTGVGCFLGALMGACAAVTPDRLLAAAAATAWVCVAGDRAAKQSEGIGMFAVAFLDALDELSGNEIAQGGAVSVS
- the thiE gene encoding thiamine phosphate synthase; translation: MSRIDASVYLVTDTVLCGGPAGVVDTVRRAVTGGVSAVQIRDPLASTRDLAALATAVLDALRETGIPVIVNDRVDVALAVGAHGVHVGQRDLHPLAARRLIGPAAHLGLSVSTEAELRDALMLPDGTVDLLGVGPIRDTPSKTDAAPAIGFDALAAMCAAGSVPCVAIGGVKAADIPELRRAGAVGLAVISAICGQADPAAAAATLRRGWDAP
- the thiD gene encoding bifunctional hydroxymethylpyrimidine kinase/phosphomethylpyrimidine kinase, with the protein product MTRPPGHPPVVLSIAGSDPSGGAGIQADLKTFSALGGYGCAVITALTAQSTRGVSGVFPIPAGFVAEQLDALFADVGIDAVKVGMIANAEIARAVADALRRYAPPVVVLDPVMVATSGDRLLAPDAEDVMRSELLPLADLITPNLDEAAALLGTQRAADADETRAQSLALRAIGARRVLLKGGHLVGPEATDYLVDSDGRVQELTAERIDTANTHGTGCTLSSAVAVLRPGADDWFTAVQEAKAYLTTALRHADELMIGGTGTDYSPYSGHGPVHHFSAMWPRR
- a CDS encoding alpha-hydroxy-acid oxidizing protein, yielding MTISGRARQGSIYAAGVLGRRPEVPTGWTALEAAARSRLSAKAFAYVTGGAGLELTMAADRAAFARRQLSPRVLRDVSSRDLSVELFGRRLPAPMLLAPIGALGLVHRDADLAVARAAAALGLPYIFSNQASVPMEECAAAMGDSPRWFQLYWSTSDDLVASLVGRAEAAGAEAIVVTLDTTMLGWRPRDLDLGSLPFATGEGIAQYTSDPVFAELVAARAPGTRIRPSVAELPAALSALIRIARRHPGRLLDNLRSPVPMAFVQTFLDVYSRPSLTWDDLHLLRTMTALPVVLKGILHPDDARRAVDEGIDGLVVSTHGGRQVDGARGSLDALPGVVDAVDGRIPVLMDSGVRSGADVVKALALGARAVCIGRPYVYGLGLGGRQGVSDVLENLLAELDLTMGLCGLTRVADISADALAPDPGGPGAARQ
- the atzF gene encoding allophanate hydrolase; its protein translation is MTGTLAGPFLTAPIPIDLPATERVRIAYRRMAAANRPEVWITVRDSTSVLLEAAAIDARVAAGEALPLAGRLIAVKDNIDVAGLPTTAACPEFAFTPDATATAIARLVEAGGIVLGKANLDQFATGLVGVRSPYGAVRCAWDPQRVSGGSSSGSAVAVALGIADIGIGTDTAGSGRVPAAFHGLIGVKATLGLVPTTGVLPACIDYDCVTVFAQELALARQAIGVMVGPDRADPRSRVWPPDVPLAAPSVPRIAVPRPEDLQALEPGYRRAFDVAVADLAASGCRVDTVDISGLLDAARLLYDGAIVAERYSAVGEFLSGRPAGADPTVSAIVLNAGRVAGPAVIDDQDALLRAKAAAGQMLSGFDGLLLPTTTEHPTIAAVRGDPVAINRRLGTFTNFCNLLDMAAVAFPAAPADGAPFGVMMVVPAFHDQVALDLAARFLGQEPGNPLPGNGIEVSVFGAHLRGQPLNRELQALGARFVEPVQTSDAYRLVALDTVPAKPGLVRVLPGDGAPIAGERWLLSPAALGTLLATLPAPMSLTSVELADGRWAVGFGCSHQAALDGSDITRFGGWAAYLANH